Genomic window (Streptomyces yatensis):
TTGTCGGCGCCCAGATCGCGGTCGGGGATCTGCGAGGTGACAGCCTGGGTCTTGGAGATCTTCTTGGACTCCAGGCGCTCGCGCTCGAGCATGTTCTTGAAGTCCATGTTGCCGCCGACGTTCAGCTGCATGGTGCGGTCCAGGATGACGCCCCGGTCCTCGAACAGCTTGGCCATCACGCGGTGCGTGATGGTCGCGCCGACCTGCGACTTGATGTCGTCACCGACGATCGGCACCCCGGCCTCGGTGAACTTGTCCGCCCACTCCTTGGTGCCGGCGATGAAGACCGGAAGGGCGTTGACGAAGGCGACCTTGGCGTCGATGGCGCACTGGGCGTAGTACTTGGCGGCGTCCTCGGAGCCCACCGGGAGGTAGCAGACCAGAACGTCGACCTGCTTGTCCTTGAGGACCTGGACGACGTCGACCGGGGCCTCGTCGGACTCGTCGATGGTCTGGCGGTAGTACTTGCCGAGTCCGTCGAGCGTGTGGCCGCGCTGGACCGTGACACCGGCCGTCGGCACGTCGCAGATCTTGATGGTGTTGTTCTCGCTGGCGCCGATGGCGTCCGCGAGGTCCAGGCCGACCTTCTTCGCGTCCACGTCGAAGGCGGCCACGAACTCCACGTCGTTCACGTGGTAGTCGCCGAACTGCACGTGCATCAGACCCGGCACGCGGGTGTCCGGGTCGGCGTCCTTGTAGTACTCGACGCCCTGTACCAGCGAGGCGGCGCAGTTGCCCACGCCGACGATGGCTACACGAACCGAACCCATTCCGGTTGCTCCCTGTGTGTACTGGATGAGGCCCCGCGGCTGCCGGGCCCCACTTGGCGGTGTCATTCGGACGGATCCGGCCGGGATCCACCCCGGTGCCGGGGCGGGCCGTCCGCATCTCCTGACTGGTCCTGCTCCTGGTGTGGCGGCCGGTCCGCATCCCGCTCGATCGCCCGGTCCTGCCCGGCGGTGCCGTCGCGCTGGTCGCGCCCGGCCCGCTCGCTCTCGATCAGCTCGTTCAGCCAGCGGACCTCGCGCTCCACCGACTCCATCCCGTGCCGCTGCAGCTCGAGGGTGTAGTCGTCCAGCCGCTCGCGGGTGCGGGCCAGGGCGGCGCGCATCTTGTCCAGGCGCTCCTCCAGGCGGCTGCGCCGCCCTTCGAGCACCCGCATCCGAACGTCTCGTGACGTCTGGCCGAAGAAGGCGAAACGGACGCCGAAGTGCTCGTCCTCCCAGGCGTCCGGCCCGGTGTGGGTGAGCAGTTCCTCGAACCGCTCCTTCCCCGCCGCCGTGAGCCGGTAGACGATCTTGGCCCGGCGGCCGGAGAGGGGCGCCGCGAGGGCGTCCTGGGAGGTGCTGCCGGATTCCTCGATCAACCAGCCGTTGGTGACCAGCGTCTTGAGGCAGGGATAGAGGCTGCCGTAGCTGAACGCCCGGAACACCCCGAGTGACGTGTTGAGCCGCTTCCGCAGCTCGTATCCGTGCATCGGGGACTCGCGCAGCAGGCCGAGGACGGCGAACTCCAGGACGCCGGAGCGTCTGCTCATTCCCCGCCTCCCCTCTCCTCCGAGCCAGCTATGTCGAGCTGATGTATCGACTCGATACATCAAGACGATAGAACCGTGCCCGCGGCGGGACAAGAGGGCCCACGGTGAACGCCGTCACATCATCAATTCGTGGCATTCAATCTGACGGTTATGGAGCGAAGGTGGCGGCTGGGCGGGTTTTGACCGTGCGTACTCTGTTCGCCATGCAGACCTATGGGAACCAAGTGACGCTCCGAAGCGTCCTCGTCCCGGATGCAGTGCGTCCGGTTGCCTGGTGCGACCGGATCGCACATTGGGGGGACCGGAAGCCATCTGCCGCTTTCAGGCGATAGCGCCTGCCCGAGGAGAAGTCGTTCCATGAGCGAGCACCGTCGCAAGCCGCCGCAGCCCCAAGGCGGCGGACGAGCAGCGGCCCGGCGAGCCGGACAGCAGTCGTCCGGCCGCCGCGCAGCACCGACGCACAACGCCGCAGCCGGGTCGGACGCCGCCCCCCAGGGGGAAGAGCGTCCTTACGGCGGCCGCGCGGCGGCCCGCCGCGCCGCACAACGCGGCGGCGGCCGTAGACGAGGAGCCGATCCGGGCGCGGACGGCGCGGGCCACGGCGGTCGCGGTGGCGGCCGGCGAGGAGCCGGCGGCGGCCGCGGACATGGCTCGGGGGGCGATGGGCACCCCGGCAAGAAGCGCTTTATTGACTATCCGCGCGGGGGAAGGTCGGGTTTCCGGCGCTGGGTTCCGTCCTGGAAGCTGGTGACGGGAACCTTCCTCTTCTTCTTCGCGGTGCTGCTCGGCGCCGTAGGCATAGGGCTGTGGCTGGTGCAGGTGCCGACCGCCCAGGCCGCGTCCCAGACCCAGAAGAACGTCTACTACTGGGCGGACGGCAAGCAGATGGTGGTCTCCGGCGGTGGTGACCTCAACCGTCAGATCGTCCCGCTCAGCAAGATCCCCAAGTCCATGCAGAACGCGGTGATCTCCGCGGAGAACGCCA
Coding sequences:
- a CDS encoding inositol-3-phosphate synthase codes for the protein MGSVRVAIVGVGNCAASLVQGVEYYKDADPDTRVPGLMHVQFGDYHVNDVEFVAAFDVDAKKVGLDLADAIGASENNTIKICDVPTAGVTVQRGHTLDGLGKYYRQTIDESDEAPVDVVQVLKDKQVDVLVCYLPVGSEDAAKYYAQCAIDAKVAFVNALPVFIAGTKEWADKFTEAGVPIVGDDIKSQVGATITHRVMAKLFEDRGVILDRTMQLNVGGNMDFKNMLERERLESKKISKTQAVTSQIPDRDLGADNVHIGPSDFVAWLDDRKWAYVRLEGRAFGDVPLNLEYKLEVWDSPNSAGVIIDALRAAKIAKDRGIGGPILSASSYFMKSPPVQYFDNEAQENVEKFIRGEVER
- a CDS encoding PadR family transcriptional regulator translates to MSRRSGVLEFAVLGLLRESPMHGYELRKRLNTSLGVFRAFSYGSLYPCLKTLVTNGWLIEESGSTSQDALAAPLSGRRAKIVYRLTAAGKERFEELLTHTGPDAWEDEHFGVRFAFFGQTSRDVRMRVLEGRRSRLEERLDKMRAALARTRERLDDYTLELQRHGMESVEREVRWLNELIESERAGRDQRDGTAGQDRAIERDADRPPHQEQDQSGDADGPPRHRGGSRPDPSE